Proteins co-encoded in one Candidatus Limnocylindrales bacterium genomic window:
- the gyrB gene encoding DNA topoisomerase (ATP-hydrolyzing) subunit B, whose product MSEIYDASSIKVLEGLEAVRMRPAMYIGDTGINGLHHLVYEVVDNSVDEALAGYCKNIEVIIHMDNSITVIDDGRGIPVNMHETGRPAVEVVLTVLHSGGKFDHETYKVSGGLHGVGVSVVNALSSWLEVEIKRDGHVYAQSYRRGKPITDLKIIGRSTGTGTKITFLPDEEIFETIEFNFDILSNRLRELSFLNKGLTISIEDQRADQRNTFHYEGGISSFVTHLNKNKNVLHKEPIYFEKVREGVHTEIALQYNDGYTETVFSFANNINTHEGGTHLSGFRSALTRTINNYATAQGLLKNLNTTLTGEDVREGLTAVISVKIPNPQFEGQTKTKLGNSDVKGIVEAIVNENLGYFFEENPSIARAIVEKAIGAARAREAARKAKELTRRKTALEGGSLPGKLADCSERDPAHSELFIVEGDSAGGSAKQGRDRRFQAILPIKGKILNVEKARFDKMLESEEIQTIITAIGAGIGAEDFDVNKVRYHKIILMCDADVDGSHIRTLLLTFFFRQMPQIIEKGYLYIAQPPLFKVKKDKQEWYVKDEQAMNQYLIHQGAHRAKLIVNYTMMTGKTLESCVQRLMEFRNVLDLFERHQRDRGVMKAIALNPNFTSLILSNLDQIRQEMEVILDNYQKLFPSQELFEYQTIPDEEHNCYKIRITLSEGEGEFDLDYQLLTSPEYKVLQKHAAIFERIGFPPYRIEIDDTLKEVHTIYEIINTILEAGKKGLNVQRYKGLGEMNPEQLWETTMNPEARSLLQVTIEDVVEADEIFTILMGDQVEPRRQFIEKYASEVKNLDI is encoded by the coding sequence ACCGGAATTAATGGGTTGCATCATCTGGTTTATGAAGTAGTAGATAATTCCGTTGATGAAGCCCTTGCCGGTTATTGCAAGAACATCGAAGTGATTATTCACATGGATAACAGTATCACGGTGATCGATGATGGTCGTGGTATTCCCGTGAACATGCATGAAACTGGGCGACCGGCTGTAGAGGTGGTTCTGACGGTACTCCACTCGGGTGGAAAATTTGACCATGAGACCTACAAGGTTTCCGGGGGTTTGCATGGAGTTGGCGTTTCGGTTGTAAATGCTTTATCGAGTTGGCTGGAAGTTGAGATCAAGCGAGATGGACATGTTTATGCCCAGAGTTACCGGCGTGGTAAACCGATTACTGATTTAAAAATCATCGGACGATCAACAGGTACAGGAACCAAGATTACCTTCCTTCCTGATGAAGAAATCTTTGAGACCATCGAGTTTAATTTTGATATTCTTTCTAACAGGCTCCGTGAGCTTTCCTTCCTCAACAAAGGTCTTACGATTTCCATTGAGGATCAACGGGCTGATCAGCGGAATACGTTTCATTATGAAGGAGGAATCAGCTCGTTTGTGACCCATCTAAACAAAAACAAAAATGTCTTGCATAAAGAACCTATTTATTTTGAAAAAGTCCGGGAAGGGGTTCATACCGAGATTGCGCTACAATATAACGATGGTTATACGGAAACCGTTTTTTCCTTTGCAAACAATATCAATACCCATGAAGGGGGTACCCACCTCAGCGGTTTTCGAAGTGCGCTGACCCGAACAATTAATAATTATGCGACGGCTCAGGGACTATTAAAAAATCTCAATACAACCCTGACAGGGGAAGATGTTCGGGAAGGGCTGACTGCGGTTATCAGTGTCAAGATCCCCAATCCTCAGTTTGAAGGTCAGACCAAAACAAAACTGGGTAATAGCGATGTTAAAGGCATTGTAGAAGCCATTGTTAATGAAAATCTCGGATACTTTTTCGAGGAGAATCCTTCCATTGCCCGTGCTATTGTAGAGAAAGCTATTGGAGCTGCCCGGGCCAGGGAGGCAGCCAGAAAAGCCAAAGAGCTGACCCGAAGAAAAACGGCTCTGGAGGGGGGTTCTCTGCCGGGAAAACTGGCAGATTGCTCAGAGAGGGATCCGGCCCATAGCGAGTTGTTTATCGTGGAGGGTGATAGTGCCGGTGGCTCGGCAAAGCAAGGGAGGGATCGGAGATTTCAGGCAATCCTTCCCATCAAAGGAAAAATTTTAAACGTGGAAAAAGCCCGATTCGATAAAATGCTGGAAAGTGAGGAAATCCAGACAATTATTACAGCCATAGGGGCAGGTATAGGGGCTGAAGATTTTGATGTAAACAAGGTCAGGTACCATAAAATTATTCTCATGTGCGATGCCGATGTCGATGGCTCCCATATCCGTACCCTACTGCTCACCTTCTTCTTCCGTCAAATGCCTCAAATCATCGAAAAGGGTTATCTGTATATCGCACAGCCTCCTTTATTTAAAGTCAAGAAGGATAAGCAGGAATGGTATGTTAAGGATGAACAGGCGATGAATCAGTATTTAATCCATCAAGGGGCTCACCGGGCTAAGCTCATCGTCAATTATACCATGATGACCGGCAAAACTTTGGAATCTTGTGTACAGCGCCTTATGGAGTTCCGAAATGTTTTGGACCTGTTCGAACGACATCAAAGGGACCGGGGGGTTATGAAAGCCATAGCCCTAAATCCTAACTTCACTTCGTTGATTTTATCAAACTTGGATCAGATACGGCAAGAGATGGAGGTTATTTTGGATAACTATCAAAAGCTTTTCCCTTCTCAGGAGCTCTTTGAATACCAGACGATTCCAGATGAGGAACATAATTGCTATAAGATTCGAATTACCCTTTCTGAAGGGGAAGGAGAGTTTGATCTCGATTATCAACTTCTCACTTCTCCTGAGTATAAAGTCCTTCAAAAGCATGCAGCCATTTTTGAACGTATTGGTTTTCCCCCTTACCGAATCGAAATAGACGATACCTTGAAGGAAGTCCATACCATTTATGAAATCATCAATACCATTCTGGAAGCCGGTAAGAAAGGCCTTAATGTTCAGAGATATAAAGGATTAGGAGAAATGAATCCAGAACAATTGTGGGAGACAACCATGAATCCAGAGGCCAGAAGCCTGCTCCAGGTTACCATCGAAGACGTAGTGGAAGCCGATGAAATCTTTACCATCCTCATGGGGGATCAGGTAGAGCCTCGACGGCAATTTATTGAGAAATACGCTTCAGAAGTCAAAAATTTAGATATTTAA